One genomic window of Syntrophorhabdus sp. includes the following:
- a CDS encoding molybdopterin oxidoreductase: protein PTYLEPSKSPQGRRWAELGEKYPLVLATGVRDFYYTNAMLHNVKSVQNWSPYPKAELGPETAKKYSVATGDDVIVETDRGFVKMKASVDERVMEGVVLVPHGWPEEGNCNRLTDCNAREPIMGYPEWKGLLCSIRKA, encoded by the coding sequence GCCCACCTACCTCGAGCCCTCGAAGAGCCCCCAGGGCCGCCGCTGGGCAGAGCTGGGAGAGAAGTACCCCCTTGTCCTCGCGACGGGCGTCAGGGACTTCTACTACACCAACGCCATGCTCCACAACGTCAAGTCCGTCCAGAACTGGTCCCCCTACCCCAAGGCGGAGCTGGGACCCGAGACGGCGAAGAAGTACAGCGTCGCCACCGGTGACGACGTCATCGTCGAGACGGACAGGGGCTTCGTGAAGATGAAGGCCTCCGTCGACGAGAGGGTCATGGAGGGCGTTGTCCTCGTGCCCCACGGCTGGCCGGAAGAGGGGAACTGCAACAGGCTCACCGACTGCAACGCCCGGGAGCCCATCATGGGATACCCCGAGTGGAAAGGACTTTTGTGTTCCATACGGAAAGCGTGA
- a CDS encoding histone deacetylase, with amino-acid sequence MKTTDRPTGVIFFPAFDWAISPTHPEREERLLYTRDQLFEEGIMDMPEVREYHPRLASAKDVSRVHFCVPDVESRVTEAHMVSAGCAMVMADAFMQKEVKNAFAIIRPPGHHAMTVVHGNRGFCDINNEAVMVEYLRRTYGIKRLAIVDTDVHHGDGSQEIFWHDPDVLFISFHQDGRTLYPGSGFTNELGGPLAHGTTINIPMAPRTTDEGIHYIMDNLVLPILDEFKPELVINSAGQDNHYSDPLANMSFTARGYAILNQKLRPDIAVLEGGYSVETALPYINMGIIMAMAGIDFSNLREPDYNPSRFKESTKNMDYIRSLVAHQLAAFREREKVVEANRKEGREFYGSSRSIFYDTEYLQEEQRLDLRMCPDCCGYRRISSSCVHHSGRSYSVFCVSLPAACCPDCAARARQDYEEMKKRPGYGYLYLQDRINDEYKTFETKTGRENTL; translated from the coding sequence ATGAAAACGACGGACAGACCCACGGGGGTCATATTTTTTCCCGCCTTTGACTGGGCGATCAGCCCCACCCATCCCGAGAGGGAGGAAAGACTTCTCTATACCCGGGACCAACTCTTCGAGGAAGGGATCATGGACATGCCCGAGGTGCGGGAGTACCATCCCCGCCTTGCCTCGGCAAAGGACGTCTCCCGCGTTCACTTCTGCGTCCCTGATGTGGAGAGCCGCGTGACCGAGGCGCACATGGTATCGGCGGGATGCGCCATGGTGATGGCCGACGCCTTTATGCAGAAGGAGGTGAAGAACGCCTTCGCCATCATCCGCCCGCCCGGCCACCATGCCATGACCGTCGTTCACGGCAACCGTGGTTTCTGCGACATCAACAACGAGGCCGTCATGGTGGAGTATTTGCGCCGGACATACGGGATCAAGCGCCTGGCCATCGTCGACACCGATGTCCATCACGGCGACGGCAGCCAGGAGATATTCTGGCACGATCCCGACGTCCTCTTCATATCCTTCCACCAGGACGGGCGCACCCTCTACCCCGGCTCGGGATTCACGAACGAGCTCGGAGGGCCGCTGGCCCACGGCACCACCATAAACATACCCATGGCTCCAAGGACGACGGACGAAGGCATCCATTATATAATGGATAACCTCGTCCTGCCCATACTCGATGAGTTCAAGCCCGAGCTGGTGATCAACTCGGCGGGGCAGGACAACCACTACAGCGACCCCCTGGCGAACATGAGCTTCACCGCCCGGGGTTATGCCATCCTGAACCAGAAGCTCAGGCCCGACATAGCGGTCCTGGAAGGCGGGTACTCCGTGGAGACGGCACTGCCCTACATCAACATGGGCATTATCATGGCCATGGCGGGGATCGACTTCTCCAACCTGCGCGAACCGGACTACAATCCATCCCGTTTCAAGGAATCGACGAAGAACATGGACTATATCCGGTCCCTCGTCGCGCACCAGCTTGCCGCCTTCCGGGAGAGGGAAAAGGTGGTGGAGGCGAACCGCAAAGAAGGCCGCGAGTTCTACGGCAGTTCCCGGAGCATCTTTTATGACACGGAGTACCTCCAGGAAGAGCAGCGTCTCGACCTAAGGATGTGCCCGGACTGCTGCGGCTACCGCCGCATCTCGTCATCCTGCGTCCACCACAGCGGCCGCAGTTATTCCGTTTTCTGCGTCTCACTGCCCGCCGCCTGCTGCCCCGACTGCGCGGCGCGGGCACGGCAGGATTACGAAGAAATGAAGAAAAGGCCCGGCTACGGCTACCTCTACCTGCAGGACAGGATAAACGATGAATACAAGACCTTCGAAACGAAAACCGGGCGGGAAAACACGTTATGA
- a CDS encoding hydantoinase/oxoprolinase family protein → MLIGIDVGGTYTDGVLFSEGSVLLSVKHPTDENDLEGTLLSVLDELLARGGAKDVRRIVLSTTLVTNLLATGRGERTALILLPGSGLPFSAYRISSDTYFLKGGMDFRGREIEPLDVKEVEEVLRKVHDSGIERVAVAGKFSNRNDAHERMVKDRLASLYPHMDVCTSNEIAGRLNFPRRAVTCYYTAMTMREWNRFADSIEAAIRARVPRSDVHILKADGGTTTLEASRKRPCETVFSGPAASTMGTMALSLESLNAVSVDIGGTTSDISLVIEGAPLYASKGALINGHLTHINAFAVRSIPLGGDSRVYDESGELRVGPMRLGPAACLGGSEPTVTDAFNLLNGLRLGDTDASREKLESVARRLGTSLAELCQKVADEVVDRLERNIEEMFGLWEDEPAYKVWEVVHRRKFELHRVIGIGAAAPAIVPMLAKRMGVEHFLHRYSPVANALGAAVARPTLAVEVHVDTARRTYTGSPGGLRGAVEKRSFQLEDAKELALNCLKEASRERGLADYADEAHVYLEEQFNMIRGWEQEGKLFDVGIQIAPGFIHEYKGVA, encoded by the coding sequence ATGCTGATCGGCATAGATGTGGGCGGCACATACACGGACGGGGTCCTCTTTTCGGAAGGGTCGGTCCTTTTGAGCGTCAAGCATCCGACGGACGAGAACGATCTTGAAGGCACCCTCCTGTCCGTGCTGGACGAGCTCCTCGCGCGCGGGGGCGCGAAGGACGTGCGCAGGATAGTCCTCTCCACCACGCTCGTCACCAACCTCCTCGCAACGGGGCGGGGGGAGCGCACGGCGCTTATCCTTCTTCCCGGCAGCGGTCTGCCCTTTTCAGCCTACAGGATAAGTTCCGACACCTATTTCCTGAAAGGGGGCATGGATTTTCGCGGCAGGGAGATAGAGCCCCTCGACGTGAAAGAGGTGGAAGAGGTGCTGAGGAAGGTCCATGATTCCGGTATCGAGAGGGTGGCCGTGGCGGGGAAATTCTCGAATCGCAACGACGCCCACGAAAGGATGGTCAAGGACCGCCTGGCGTCCCTGTACCCACACATGGATGTGTGCACGAGCAACGAAATCGCTGGAAGGCTCAATTTCCCGCGGCGCGCCGTGACCTGCTATTACACGGCGATGACCATGAGGGAGTGGAACCGCTTTGCCGACAGCATCGAGGCCGCCATACGGGCACGGGTGCCGCGAAGCGACGTTCACATCCTGAAGGCCGATGGCGGTACCACGACCCTCGAGGCCAGCCGGAAGCGGCCCTGTGAGACGGTGTTCTCCGGGCCGGCCGCGAGCACGATGGGGACGATGGCCTTGAGCCTCGAATCCCTCAACGCCGTTTCCGTGGACATCGGCGGAACGACCTCCGACATCAGCCTCGTCATCGAGGGAGCGCCTCTGTATGCCTCGAAGGGGGCCCTCATCAACGGCCACCTCACGCACATCAATGCCTTCGCGGTGCGGTCCATACCACTCGGCGGCGACAGCCGCGTGTACGATGAATCGGGGGAATTGCGGGTGGGCCCCATGCGCCTCGGTCCCGCCGCCTGCCTGGGAGGCTCTGAGCCGACGGTGACGGATGCCTTCAACCTCTTGAACGGTCTCCGTCTTGGAGACACCGATGCGTCCCGAGAGAAGCTCGAGTCCGTCGCCAGGCGTCTCGGCACGTCCCTCGCGGAATTGTGCCAAAAGGTGGCCGATGAGGTGGTCGACAGGCTGGAGCGCAACATCGAGGAAATGTTCGGTCTCTGGGAGGATGAGCCTGCCTACAAGGTCTGGGAGGTGGTGCACAGGAGGAAGTTCGAACTCCACCGGGTGATCGGGATAGGAGCGGCGGCTCCCGCCATCGTGCCCATGCTGGCCAAGCGGATGGGCGTCGAGCATTTCCTGCACCGCTACTCCCCTGTCGCCAATGCCCTGGGGGCGGCCGTGGCGCGGCCCACACTCGCGGTGGAGGTCCACGTCGACACGGCCCGGCGGACCTACACGGGTTCGCCGGGAGGGTTGAGGGGTGCCGTCGAGAAACGCAGTTTCCAGCTCGAAGACGCAAAAGAACTGGCGCTGAATTGTCTCAAGGAGGCAAGCCGCGAACGGGGGCTTGCCGATTATGCGGACGAGGCACATGTGTATCTGGAGGAGCAGTTCAACATGATCCGCGGCTGGGAGCAGGAAGGCAAGCTCTTTGACGTGGGGATACAGATCGCCCCCGGATTCATTCATGAATACAAGGGGGTGGCATAG
- a CDS encoding phosphoglucosamine mutase, producing the protein MGKLFGTDGVRGEANRYPMNAEIAFAIGQAVVYLLKKTHDRPRIVIGKDTRISGYMLEGSLESGITSMGGNPYLVGVLPTPGIAFIAQSMRADAGIVISASHNPYQDNGIKIFNGSGFKLSDEQEEAIEELMMSNTLHGLVPPVREMGQAFRLEDAHGRYIVFVKNSFPRDLSIEGMKIVLDTANGATYRVAPDTFWELGADIEVIHNAPNGININDRCGSQHTEDLRQRVVETGAAVGLAFDGDGDRLIAVDEKGREITGDQTLLICARMLKDQGRLKNDLLVSTVMSNLGLRVACRKYGFRYHASKVGDRYVLEDMIRLGGVVGGEDSGHMIFLDHHTAGDGIITALQLVAAMVRTGKPLSELAKWMDVYPQKLINVDVRSKPDIATIPQVMAVIEGVEKELGDEGRVLVRYSGTQNMCRVMVEGPTDAVTERHCAEIADAIRAHLG; encoded by the coding sequence ATGGGTAAACTTTTTGGTACCGACGGTGTCCGGGGGGAAGCGAACCGGTATCCGATGAACGCGGAGATAGCCTTTGCCATCGGACAGGCCGTGGTCTATCTCCTGAAGAAGACGCATGATCGTCCCCGGATCGTGATCGGGAAGGACACGCGCATCTCCGGGTACATGCTCGAGGGCTCACTGGAATCGGGGATAACCTCCATGGGGGGCAACCCCTATCTCGTCGGCGTCCTGCCGACGCCGGGGATAGCCTTCATAGCCCAGAGCATGCGCGCCGACGCGGGGATCGTGATCTCCGCCTCCCACAACCCCTATCAGGACAACGGGATAAAGATCTTTAACGGCAGCGGCTTCAAGCTCTCCGACGAACAGGAGGAGGCCATCGAGGAGCTGATGATGAGCAACACCCTGCACGGCCTCGTCCCGCCTGTCCGGGAAATGGGACAGGCCTTCCGCCTCGAGGACGCCCACGGCAGGTACATCGTCTTCGTGAAGAACAGCTTTCCCCGCGACCTCTCCATCGAGGGGATGAAGATCGTCCTCGACACCGCCAACGGGGCGACGTACAGGGTCGCTCCCGACACCTTCTGGGAGCTGGGTGCCGACATCGAGGTCATCCACAATGCCCCGAACGGTATCAACATCAACGACAGGTGCGGCTCGCAGCACACGGAGGACCTCAGGCAAAGGGTCGTGGAGACCGGCGCGGCGGTCGGGCTCGCCTTCGACGGGGACGGCGACCGCCTCATCGCCGTCGACGAGAAGGGGCGGGAGATAACGGGCGACCAGACCCTTCTCATCTGCGCGAGGATGCTGAAGGATCAGGGCAGACTGAAGAACGACCTCCTGGTGAGCACCGTGATGAGTAACCTCGGGCTCAGGGTCGCCTGCAGGAAATATGGTTTCAGGTACCACGCGTCGAAGGTCGGCGACCGCTACGTTCTCGAGGACATGATACGCCTCGGCGGCGTGGTGGGGGGAGAAGATTCGGGGCACATGATCTTTCTCGACCATCACACCGCGGGTGACGGCATCATCACCGCCCTCCAGCTTGTCGCGGCCATGGTCAGAACAGGCAAGCCCCTGTCGGAGCTGGCGAAGTGGATGGACGTCTATCCCCAGAAGCTCATCAACGTCGATGTCAGGAGCAAACCCGATATCGCCACCATACCCCAGGTTATGGCGGTGATAGAGGGGGTCGAGAAGGAACTTGGCGACGAGGGACGCGTCCTCGTGCGTTATTCCGGCACCCAGAACATGTGCAGGGTGATGGTCGAAGGACCGACCGACGCGGTTACGGAAAGGCACTGTGCCGAGATCGCGGACGCGATCAGGGCCCACCTCGGTTAG
- a CDS encoding UDP-N-acetylglucosamine pyrophosphorylase — protein MDVQPRCHDKVVQMIRKGVDIPNPLTLDVGDEVNIDHISGTDVRIYPGCRIYGARTVISAGARIGFEGPVTIDDCRLGQKVELKGGYFAGSVFLDKSNMGLGAEVREGCIIEEEAGGAHCVGLKQTILFPFVTLGSLINFCDCLMAGGTSRRNHSEVGSSYIHFNFTPDGDKTTPSLIGDVPRGVMLNQPPIFLGGQGGLVGPIRMGYGNVVAANSVLRNDFPADNKLIVGKTHSAKTMDVRPGTYPNLHRIMGNNVIYIANLVALEQWYLHVRRPFLEAREFGDLIFSGLMDTLTLAKTERLKRLRMLAEKAQRPEHGARAGKDGDGRSELYERFGEMEGIFMSPPEDDLAGRSRDGFLALAGKLKSAGGADYVETVRGFDTETSGKGTAWLQEIVDTFCGKVQELLPSLNMFGR, from the coding sequence ATGGATGTTCAGCCTCGATGCCACGATAAGGTTGTGCAGATGATCAGGAAAGGTGTCGACATCCCGAACCCGCTGACCCTGGATGTGGGTGACGAGGTGAACATCGATCACATATCGGGGACTGACGTCAGGATCTACCCCGGGTGCAGGATCTACGGTGCGAGGACGGTCATATCCGCCGGTGCCAGGATCGGCTTCGAGGGGCCCGTCACCATTGATGATTGCCGGCTGGGACAGAAGGTGGAACTGAAGGGGGGCTACTTCGCTGGGTCTGTCTTCCTGGACAAGTCGAACATGGGCCTCGGCGCTGAGGTGCGCGAAGGCTGCATCATCGAGGAGGAGGCCGGCGGGGCGCATTGCGTGGGCCTGAAGCAGACGATACTCTTTCCTTTCGTGACCCTGGGGAGCCTCATCAACTTCTGCGACTGCCTGATGGCGGGAGGGACGAGCCGCAGGAACCACAGCGAGGTGGGAAGCTCCTATATCCACTTCAATTTCACACCCGACGGCGACAAGACGACGCCATCCCTCATCGGGGATGTCCCGCGCGGGGTCATGCTCAACCAGCCCCCCATCTTCCTCGGCGGCCAGGGGGGTCTCGTGGGTCCCATCAGGATGGGGTATGGGAACGTGGTCGCCGCCAACTCGGTGCTGAGGAACGATTTTCCGGCAGACAACAAGCTCATCGTGGGAAAGACGCATTCGGCGAAGACGATGGATGTCAGGCCGGGGACCTATCCGAACCTCCACCGCATCATGGGGAACAATGTCATCTACATCGCCAACCTGGTGGCGCTGGAGCAGTGGTACCTGCACGTGCGCCGCCCCTTCCTCGAGGCGCGTGAGTTCGGGGACCTCATCTTCTCGGGGCTCATGGATACGCTGACCCTGGCGAAGACGGAGCGTCTCAAGAGGCTTCGGATGCTGGCGGAAAAGGCGCAAAGGCCGGAGCACGGGGCGAGAGCAGGGAAGGACGGCGACGGGAGGAGCGAATTATACGAGAGGTTCGGAGAGATGGAAGGGATCTTCATGTCCCCGCCGGAGGACGACCTCGCGGGACGGTCGCGGGACGGTTTTCTCGCCCTCGCCGGGAAACTGAAGAGCGCCGGCGGCGCGGACTACGTAGAGACCGTACGGGGGTTTGATACCGAGACCTCGGGCAAGGGCACGGCATGGCTGCAGGAGATCGTGGATACCTTTTGCGGGAAGGTGCAGGAGCTGCTGCCGTCCCTCAACATGTTCGGCAGATGA